Proteins found in one Terribacillus sp. DMT04 genomic segment:
- a CDS encoding acyltransferase family protein, producing the protein MNREKWIDIAKGLSILLVVIGHWGHLEINHFLAWFRMPFFFFVSGLIFKYVAKERYLLWSKKQVLQLMVPYLSYGILFIFIFYPFNPTSAYLIDTTYNFLYGGMVLKGAHTIFWFITCLLLTRLLFGFLLRYALSIQFIIIGSGYLLSHLLAVYYPNFSFPWNADVAFVTLGYFACGYYMKSIITKWITSKRIIVTCLFIWFAFMGLDVSGILRYTLDLKYRIYEHMLLDLLVPISIVLVVLSVCYFLAKTTLFDWITKLGESTATIMYLHVPLNMLVVLLIDYQYEFILYTVIGISIPLILGYLLHSSSILSFLFLGRIPVRHQNRKDNQHIS; encoded by the coding sequence ATGAATCGTGAAAAGTGGATAGATATAGCAAAAGGGTTAAGCATATTACTTGTTGTTATTGGGCATTGGGGCCACTTGGAAATAAATCATTTTCTTGCTTGGTTCCGCATGCCTTTTTTCTTTTTTGTAAGCGGACTCATTTTTAAGTACGTCGCAAAGGAACGCTATCTGTTATGGAGTAAAAAACAAGTCCTCCAATTAATGGTTCCTTACTTGTCATACGGTATTTTATTTATCTTTATCTTTTACCCTTTTAATCCGACTAGTGCCTATTTAATTGATACAACTTATAACTTCCTTTATGGCGGGATGGTTCTTAAAGGCGCGCATACTATATTCTGGTTTATTACCTGCCTTCTATTAACAAGACTGCTTTTTGGGTTCCTGCTTCGTTACGCGTTATCTATCCAGTTCATCATTATAGGAAGTGGTTATCTACTTTCTCATCTTTTAGCTGTTTATTATCCAAACTTCTCCTTTCCCTGGAATGCAGATGTAGCATTTGTTACCTTAGGTTATTTTGCATGTGGCTATTATATGAAAAGCATCATCACCAAATGGATTACCAGCAAAAGAATAATTGTGACCTGTCTGTTCATTTGGTTCGCTTTTATGGGGTTAGATGTTAGTGGCATACTTCGTTATACACTTGATTTGAAATACAGAATCTATGAGCATATGCTGCTGGATTTACTTGTCCCAATCTCTATCGTTCTAGTCGTTCTTTCTGTTTGCTATTTTCTAGCAAAAACAACTCTCTTTGATTGGATAACCAAACTGGGAGAAAGCACGGCAACTATTATGTACTTGCATGTTCCGCTTAATATGCTCGTTGTTTTGCTAATCGATTATCAATATGAGTTCATACTATACACGGTGATCGGCATAAGTATTCCTTTGATTCTCGGATATTTACTCCACTCTTCTTCTATACTCTCTTTCTTATTTTTAGGAAGAATTCCGGTTCGTCATCAGAACAGAAAAGACAACCAACATATTTCATAA